Proteins encoded by one window of Kribbella flavida DSM 17836:
- a CDS encoding DeoR/GlpR family DNA-binding transcription regulator, translating to MKRYERLNTLLESLAEKGAIDVDELAEQLHVSAATIRRDLDHLGKQQLLTRTRGGAVANAVSYDLPLRYKTARFASEKQRIAQAAATLVRRGMVIGMNGGTTISEVARTLATRPELSAEHGEPAFTLVTNALNIANELIVRPHVKMVLTGGVARPQSYEMIGPLSHRILADLSLDIAFIGVDGIDETGATAHHEGEANINQLIVSRASKVVVVADSSKLGQRAFARICELSEIDTLVTDAQADESQLAVFKEAGVDVIRS from the coding sequence GTGAAGCGTTATGAACGGCTGAACACGCTGCTCGAGTCGCTGGCCGAGAAGGGCGCGATCGACGTCGACGAGCTCGCCGAGCAGCTGCACGTGTCCGCCGCGACCATCCGCCGCGACCTCGACCACCTGGGCAAGCAGCAGCTCCTCACCCGGACCCGCGGCGGCGCGGTCGCGAACGCGGTTTCCTACGACCTGCCGTTGCGCTACAAAACTGCGCGTTTCGCGTCGGAGAAGCAACGGATCGCGCAGGCCGCGGCCACTCTGGTCCGCCGCGGCATGGTGATCGGGATGAACGGCGGCACCACGATCTCCGAGGTGGCGCGCACGCTGGCGACCCGGCCGGAGCTGTCCGCCGAGCACGGCGAGCCGGCCTTCACGCTCGTCACCAACGCCCTGAACATCGCCAACGAGCTGATCGTCCGCCCGCACGTGAAGATGGTGCTCACCGGCGGCGTGGCCCGGCCGCAGTCGTACGAGATGATCGGGCCGCTGTCGCACCGGATCCTGGCCGACCTGTCGCTGGACATCGCCTTCATCGGCGTCGACGGCATCGACGAGACCGGCGCCACCGCCCACCACGAGGGCGAGGCGAACATCAACCAGCTGATCGTCAGCCGGGCGTCCAAGGTCGTCGTGGTGGCCGACTCGTCCAAGCTCGGCCAGCGCGCGTTCGCCCGGATCTGCGAGCTCAGCGAGATCGACACCCTGGTCACCGACGCGCAGGCCGACGAGTCCCAGCTGGCCGTCTTCAAGGAAGCCGGCGTCGACGTCATCCGTTCGTAG
- a CDS encoding O-methyltransferase, protein MRNAAAGHWEGIIATGIDPASWAYAEDYTSEDDVVTGARASADDSGISAIGPGAASALSLLAAAVGAKAVVEIGTGTGVSGLALLRGMRPDGTLTTVDIDAENQRLARKTFLDAGIPANRFRLIAGSALDVVTRLTDGHYDLVFCDADKRESTAYLHEALRLLRPGGVVAFDNALWEGRVADPSHRDPETTAVRDLIRAIRDDDDLVSALLPCGDGLLAAVKRPES, encoded by the coding sequence GTGAGGAACGCAGCGGCTGGACATTGGGAGGGCATCATCGCCACCGGCATCGACCCCGCGTCCTGGGCTTACGCCGAGGACTACACCAGTGAGGACGACGTCGTCACCGGTGCCCGGGCGAGCGCCGACGACAGCGGGATCTCCGCGATCGGGCCCGGCGCGGCCTCCGCGCTGAGCCTGCTGGCCGCGGCGGTCGGCGCCAAGGCGGTGGTCGAGATCGGTACCGGCACCGGGGTTTCCGGACTCGCGCTGCTGCGCGGCATGCGCCCCGACGGCACCCTGACCACGGTCGACATCGACGCGGAGAACCAGCGCCTGGCCCGCAAGACCTTTCTCGACGCCGGCATCCCGGCGAACCGCTTCCGGCTGATCGCCGGCTCCGCCCTGGACGTCGTCACCCGGCTCACCGACGGCCACTACGACCTGGTCTTCTGCGACGCCGACAAGCGCGAGTCCACGGCGTACCTGCACGAGGCCCTGCGCCTGCTCCGCCCCGGCGGCGTCGTCGCCTTCGACAACGCCCTCTGGGAAGGCCGCGTCGCCGACCCGTCCCACCGCGACCCCGAAACCACCGCCGTCCGCGACCTGATCCGCGCGATCCGCGACGACGACGACCTGGTCTCCGCCCTGCTCCCCTGCGGCGACGGCCTACTGGCCGCCGTCAAACGCCCGGAGAGCTGA
- a CDS encoding alpha/beta hydrolase family protein, giving the protein MTEDRSVLSREARAPDEQLRYGGHADQVIDVWHAKDYRPAVVFVHGGFWRPEYDRTHARPLGEALADEGWSVASLEYRREPGQPDLTTSDVRAALDRLPSLMDLHAGFVLAGHSAGGQLALWAAATLNPVGLRGVVALAPVADLLLADQLRLDDGAVQDFIGSGVRNDLDPVHLPAPIAPVSIVHGTNDQRVPLAVSESYFTAHPTARLHRLNGVGHFELIDPDAEAWHAVITALTRFTG; this is encoded by the coding sequence ATGACCGAGGACCGCTCTGTGCTGTCCCGCGAGGCCCGCGCACCCGACGAACAACTCCGGTACGGCGGCCACGCGGACCAGGTGATCGACGTCTGGCACGCCAAGGACTACCGCCCCGCGGTCGTCTTCGTGCACGGCGGGTTCTGGCGGCCGGAGTACGACCGCACGCATGCCCGCCCGCTCGGTGAGGCGCTGGCCGACGAGGGCTGGTCGGTCGCGTCGCTGGAGTACCGGCGCGAACCCGGGCAGCCCGATCTCACCACGAGCGACGTCCGCGCGGCGCTGGACCGGCTGCCGTCGCTGATGGACCTGCACGCCGGCTTCGTCCTAGCCGGCCACTCCGCCGGCGGTCAGCTTGCCCTGTGGGCGGCCGCGACGCTCAACCCCGTCGGTCTGCGCGGAGTCGTCGCGCTGGCGCCGGTGGCGGATCTGCTGCTCGCCGACCAGTTGCGGCTCGACGACGGCGCCGTCCAGGACTTCATCGGCTCCGGCGTCCGCAACGACCTCGACCCGGTCCACCTGCCCGCGCCGATTGCGCCGGTCTCGATCGTGCACGGTACCAACGACCAGCGCGTCCCGCTCGCGGTCTCGGAGTCCTACTTCACCGCCCACCCCACCGCCCGCCTGCACCGCCTGAACGGCGTCGGTCACTTCGAGCTGATCGACCCCGACGCCGAGGCCTGGCACGCCGTCATCACCGCACTCACCCGCTTCACCGGCTGA
- a CDS encoding amidohydrolase family protein, whose amino-acid sequence MPGPAVDVHTHLVPKGWPELAAACGGTDWPWLRIDSERAAMIMVGETEFRPVGPPAWDPAVRRTDMDADGIDLQVVSPTPVFFAYDRPADQAVKVARIFNDLTLETLAGDERFVPFCQVPLQDPDAACAELDRCLAAGHVGVEIGNHVGDKDLDDAGIVAFLAHCAEVGAPVLVHPWDMPGGPRLDRWMARWLAGMPAETHLSLLAMTLGGAFDRLPSSLRICFAHGGGSFAFWLGRLDNAWHRRGDAVRGRSVHAPSHYLDRFVVDTVVFDEAPLRLLVDTLGEDRVLVGSDYPYPLGERPAGKVVRTADFLSDGQRHKLLSANALRYLGRPG is encoded by the coding sequence ATGCCCGGGCCCGCGGTCGACGTCCACACCCACCTCGTGCCCAAGGGCTGGCCGGAGCTGGCGGCTGCCTGCGGCGGCACGGACTGGCCGTGGCTGCGGATCGACTCCGAGCGGGCGGCGATGATCATGGTCGGCGAGACCGAGTTCCGGCCGGTGGGGCCGCCGGCGTGGGACCCGGCGGTCCGGCGTACCGACATGGATGCCGACGGCATCGACCTGCAGGTGGTCTCGCCGACGCCGGTGTTCTTCGCCTACGACCGGCCCGCCGACCAGGCGGTCAAGGTGGCCCGGATCTTCAACGACCTGACCCTGGAGACGCTGGCCGGTGACGAGCGGTTCGTGCCGTTCTGCCAGGTCCCGCTGCAGGACCCGGACGCCGCCTGCGCCGAGCTGGACCGCTGCCTGGCCGCCGGGCACGTCGGGGTGGAGATCGGCAACCACGTCGGCGACAAGGACCTCGACGACGCCGGCATCGTCGCGTTCCTGGCGCACTGTGCGGAGGTCGGTGCGCCGGTGCTCGTGCATCCGTGGGACATGCCGGGCGGTCCGCGGCTGGACCGCTGGATGGCGCGCTGGCTGGCCGGCATGCCGGCCGAGACCCACCTGTCCCTGCTCGCGATGACGCTCGGCGGCGCCTTCGACCGGCTGCCGTCCTCGCTGCGGATCTGCTTCGCGCACGGTGGCGGCAGCTTCGCGTTCTGGCTGGGCCGCCTCGACAACGCCTGGCACCGCCGCGGCGATGCCGTCCGGGGCAGGTCGGTGCATGCCCCGAGCCACTATCTGGACCGCTTCGTGGTGGATACCGTGGTGTTCGACGAAGCCCCGCTGCGCCTGCTGGTGGACACGCTGGGCGAGGACCGGGTGCTGGTCGGCAGTGATTACCCGTACCCGTTGGGTGAGCGACCGGCCGGAAAGGTGGTGCGCACAGCCGACTTCCTGTCCGACGGGCAAAGGCACAAGCTACTGTCCGCGAACGCGTTGCGCTACCTGGGGAGGCCCGGATGA
- a CDS encoding 3-hydroxyanthranilate 3,4-dioxygenase: MVNLESTNFPQWVEQNKHLLKPPVGNKQMFPTGDDFITMVVGGPNQRTDFHVDPYEEFFYQISGELRVNVMTEHGPATVEVNAGEMWVLPRNLPHSPQRGPDSIGLVIERVREPGVLEKFRWYCGHCNAIVHEVELQVTDIVADLPPVFAAFYDSEDARTCPECGTLHPGKA; encoded by the coding sequence ATGGTCAACCTGGAGTCGACGAACTTTCCGCAGTGGGTCGAGCAGAACAAGCACCTGCTGAAGCCACCGGTCGGCAACAAGCAGATGTTCCCGACCGGGGACGACTTCATCACGATGGTGGTCGGCGGGCCGAACCAGCGCACCGACTTCCACGTCGATCCGTACGAGGAGTTCTTCTACCAGATCTCCGGCGAGCTCCGGGTGAATGTGATGACCGAGCACGGGCCGGCGACCGTCGAGGTGAACGCGGGCGAGATGTGGGTGCTGCCGCGCAACCTGCCGCACTCCCCGCAGCGTGGTCCGGACTCGATCGGCCTGGTGATCGAGCGAGTCCGCGAGCCCGGCGTCCTGGAGAAGTTCCGCTGGTACTGCGGCCACTGCAACGCGATCGTGCACGAGGTCGAGCTGCAGGTCACCGACATCGTCGCGGACCTGCCGCCGGTGTTCGCCGCCTTCTACGACAGCGAGGACGCCCGGACCTGCCCCGAGTGCGGAACGCTGCACCCAGGCAAGGCCTGA
- a CDS encoding RidA family protein, producing MTVVPGAAVPRGRFPHVKVAGGFGFVSGTSSRRPDNTIAGASVDELGTVTLDIREQTRAVLENIRDILASVGADLSDLVSVTTYLVSMNDFGGYNEVYGEFFDETGPARTTVAVHQLPHPQLLIEIQAVAAIPQRSE from the coding sequence ATGACCGTCGTTCCTGGCGCAGCTGTACCGCGCGGGCGGTTTCCGCATGTGAAGGTGGCGGGTGGCTTCGGCTTCGTCTCCGGGACGTCGAGCCGGCGGCCGGACAACACGATCGCGGGTGCGTCGGTCGACGAGTTGGGCACGGTCACGCTGGACATTCGGGAGCAGACCCGCGCCGTGCTGGAGAACATCCGCGACATCCTGGCCTCGGTCGGTGCCGACCTGTCCGACCTGGTCAGCGTCACGACGTACCTGGTGTCGATGAACGACTTCGGCGGCTACAACGAGGTGTACGGCGAGTTCTTCGACGAGACCGGCCCGGCCCGGACGACGGTCGCCGTGCACCAGCTGCCGCATCCGCAGTTGCTGATCGAGATTCAAGCGGTAGCAGCGATCCCGCAAAGGAGCGAGTGA
- a CDS encoding 2-hydroxymuconic semialdehyde dehydrogenase: protein MTTLWRPELLTGDPAEAGLLRNFVGGAFVQSATTFPKSSPVTGQKIFDVCEADAATVDAAVAAARAALRGPWGRMSEQERAAVLRRVADELERRFDDLVAAEVGDTGKSISQARTLDVPRGAANFRAFADFATTTPTESYTTTLPDGRRALNYAVRKPAGVVAIIVPWNLPLLLLTWKVAPALACGNAVVVKPSEETPSSATVLAEVMAAAGVPDGVFNLVHGFGPDSAGEFLTTHPGVDAITFTGESATGSAIAKAAADGVKAVSFELGGKNAGLVFADADLDAAVDGSVRSVFTNGGQVCLCTERLYVERPVYDEFCARLAARADALTFGWPSDEATANMPLISHQHREKVLSYYELARTEGATVLAGGGVPEFGDARDGGCYVQPTVVTGLPPDARTNTEEVFGPICHIAPFDTEEEAFALANDSRYGLAGTVWTRDVGRAHRAGAALDVGLVWVNTWFLRDLRTPFGGMKLSGLGREGGTHSIDFYSDLTNVCVELS, encoded by the coding sequence ATGACGACCTTGTGGCGGCCCGAACTGCTCACCGGGGACCCGGCCGAGGCCGGCCTGCTGCGGAACTTCGTCGGCGGCGCGTTCGTGCAGAGCGCCACGACGTTCCCGAAGTCGAGCCCGGTGACCGGGCAGAAGATCTTCGACGTGTGCGAGGCCGACGCCGCGACCGTCGACGCGGCGGTGGCGGCGGCGCGCGCGGCGTTGCGCGGACCCTGGGGCCGGATGAGCGAGCAGGAACGGGCCGCCGTGCTGCGCCGGGTCGCCGACGAGCTGGAGCGCCGGTTCGACGACCTGGTCGCCGCCGAGGTGGGTGACACCGGCAAGTCGATCAGCCAGGCCCGGACCCTCGACGTCCCGCGCGGCGCCGCCAACTTCCGGGCGTTCGCCGACTTCGCCACCACCACCCCGACCGAGTCGTACACGACCACGCTGCCCGACGGCCGCCGCGCGCTGAACTACGCCGTGCGCAAACCGGCCGGCGTGGTCGCGATCATCGTGCCCTGGAACCTGCCGCTGCTGCTGCTCACCTGGAAGGTCGCCCCGGCGCTTGCCTGCGGCAACGCCGTGGTGGTCAAACCGTCCGAGGAGACCCCGTCGTCGGCGACCGTGCTGGCCGAGGTGATGGCCGCGGCCGGCGTACCGGACGGGGTCTTCAACCTCGTGCACGGCTTCGGCCCGGACTCGGCCGGCGAGTTCCTGACCACGCACCCGGGCGTCGACGCGATCACCTTCACCGGCGAGTCCGCCACCGGCAGCGCGATCGCCAAGGCCGCCGCCGACGGCGTCAAGGCGGTCTCCTTCGAGCTCGGCGGCAAGAACGCCGGCCTGGTCTTCGCCGACGCCGACCTGGACGCCGCCGTCGACGGCTCGGTCCGCTCGGTCTTCACCAACGGCGGCCAGGTCTGCCTGTGCACCGAACGCCTGTACGTCGAACGCCCGGTGTACGACGAGTTCTGCGCCCGGCTGGCCGCCCGGGCCGACGCGCTGACCTTCGGCTGGCCCTCCGACGAGGCGACCGCGAACATGCCGCTGATCTCCCACCAGCACCGCGAGAAGGTGCTCTCGTACTACGAGCTCGCGCGGACCGAGGGCGCGACGGTGCTGGCCGGCGGCGGCGTCCCGGAGTTCGGCGACGCCCGCGACGGTGGTTGCTACGTGCAACCGACGGTGGTGACCGGCCTGCCGCCGGATGCCCGGACCAACACCGAGGAGGTGTTCGGCCCGATCTGCCACATCGCGCCCTTCGACACCGAGGAGGAGGCGTTCGCGCTGGCCAACGACAGCCGGTACGGCCTGGCGGGCACGGTCTGGACCCGCGACGTCGGCCGCGCCCACCGCGCCGGCGCCGCCCTGGACGTGGGCCTGGTCTGGGTGAACACCTGGTTCCTGCGCGACCTGCGCACGCCCTTCGGCGGAATGAAGCTGTCCGGCCTGGGTCGCGAGGGCGGCACCCACTCGATCGACTTCTACTCCGACCTGACCAACGTCTGCGTGGAGCTTTCATGA
- a CDS encoding FAD-dependent oxidoreductase, protein MTQRVAIVGAGLTGSLLACFLARRGLTVTLYERRPDPRTGSAERGRSINLAISERGLDALRRIGLAEEVMADALPMMGRMIHPVEGPLDFQPYSASQDRAINSISRSALNNALLDAAAKAPGVEIVFEHRLVGLDSQAGELVFETPSGRVEAQADVVLGADGAGSAVRGQLVGEGALADDADFLDYGYKELSIPAAGGEFALDPGALHIWPRGTSMMIALPNPDRSFTCTLFWPSGSFDALTTAPQIERYFAEHYPDLLPLAPGLVDDYLHNPVGVLGTVHVQPWQAHGRTALIGDAAHAIVPFYGQGANCAFEDVVELDRCLDDTGGSWARALPLFEARRRDNTDAIAEMALANFVEMRDKVASPVFRLGKQLEHAVERALPGRYVSRYELVSFTTTPYAEVRRRVRRQHQALAGAVVLALGALGTLTRTVLRSRR, encoded by the coding sequence ATGACTCAGCGTGTCGCGATCGTCGGAGCCGGCCTGACCGGCAGTTTGCTGGCCTGCTTCCTGGCCCGGCGCGGCCTGACGGTCACCCTGTACGAGCGCCGGCCGGACCCGCGGACCGGTTCGGCCGAGCGCGGCCGGTCGATCAACCTGGCGATCTCCGAGCGCGGCCTGGACGCGCTGCGGCGGATCGGGCTGGCCGAGGAGGTGATGGCCGACGCGCTGCCGATGATGGGCCGGATGATCCACCCGGTCGAAGGGCCGCTGGACTTCCAGCCGTACAGCGCGTCGCAGGACCGGGCGATCAACTCGATCAGCCGGAGCGCGCTGAACAACGCGCTGCTGGATGCGGCCGCGAAGGCCCCGGGGGTGGAGATCGTGTTCGAGCACCGGCTGGTCGGGCTCGACTCGCAGGCCGGGGAGCTGGTCTTCGAGACGCCGTCGGGGCGGGTCGAGGCGCAGGCGGACGTCGTACTGGGTGCGGACGGTGCCGGGTCGGCGGTGCGGGGGCAGCTGGTGGGGGAGGGGGCGCTGGCGGACGACGCCGACTTCCTCGACTACGGCTACAAGGAGTTGTCGATCCCGGCGGCGGGCGGGGAGTTCGCGCTGGACCCGGGGGCGCTGCACATCTGGCCGCGCGGGACGTCGATGATGATCGCCCTGCCGAACCCGGATCGCTCGTTCACCTGCACGCTGTTCTGGCCGTCGGGCTCGTTCGACGCGCTGACGACCGCGCCACAGATCGAGCGGTACTTCGCCGAGCACTACCCCGACCTGTTGCCGCTGGCCCCTGGCTTGGTGGACGACTACCTGCACAACCCGGTCGGCGTACTCGGCACCGTGCACGTGCAGCCCTGGCAGGCGCACGGCCGGACGGCGCTGATCGGCGACGCGGCGCACGCGATCGTGCCGTTCTACGGGCAGGGCGCCAACTGCGCCTTCGAGGACGTCGTCGAGCTCGACCGCTGCCTCGACGACACCGGCGGCAGCTGGGCCCGCGCCCTGCCGCTGTTCGAGGCGCGCCGCCGCGACAACACCGACGCGATCGCCGAGATGGCGCTGGCGAACTTCGTCGAGATGCGCGACAAGGTCGCCTCCCCGGTCTTCCGGCTCGGCAAGCAGCTGGAGCACGCCGTCGAACGTGCCCTGCCCGGCCGCTACGTCTCCCGCTACGAGCTGGTCTCCTTCACCACCACCCCGTACGCCGAGGTCCGCCGCCGGGTCCGTCGCCAGCACCAGGCCCTCGCCGGCGCCGTCGTCCTGGCCCTCGGCGCCCTCGGCACGCTGACCCGCACCGTCCTGAGGAGCAGGCGATGA
- the kynU gene encoding kynureninase, with protein MTEPGRPISEGEREAFALDAADPGHRELFDVPPWPDGYYPDVAYFAGNSLGLRPKATRSELLADLDAWAELGVEGHLEAGRPWLPYHELLTGPAARLVGALPTETVVMNSLTVDLHLLMVSFYRPAPDRYRILIEDSAFPSDSYAVRSQAAWHGFDPDDAIVRVRPRDGEDCLRTEDVIARIGPDVALVLLGGVNYLTGELLDIPAITAAGHAAGAVVGWDLAHAAGNVPLRLHAWDVDFAAWCSYKYLNAGPGALAGVFVHERHHPADDRAGRPRFEGWWSTEQATRFAMAPLSRPPRSAEAWQVSNPPIFAMSPVRTSLELFDRIGMDVLRERSLRLTAYLERLLAGITPSRPLRVITPADPARRGAQLSVRIGGGLRAGELTKRLRFEFGVIADAREPDVVRLAPVPLYSLYHDCRRAVEALAEAVPETA; from the coding sequence GTGACCGAGCCCGGCCGGCCGATCAGCGAGGGCGAGCGCGAGGCGTTCGCCCTGGACGCGGCCGATCCGGGCCACCGGGAGCTGTTCGACGTACCGCCGTGGCCGGACGGCTACTATCCCGACGTCGCGTACTTCGCGGGCAACTCGCTGGGGTTGCGGCCGAAGGCGACCCGGTCCGAGCTGCTGGCCGACCTGGACGCCTGGGCCGAGCTCGGCGTCGAGGGGCACCTGGAGGCCGGGCGGCCGTGGCTGCCGTACCACGAGCTGCTGACCGGACCCGCGGCCCGGCTGGTCGGGGCGCTGCCGACCGAGACCGTGGTGATGAACTCGCTCACGGTCGACCTGCACCTGCTGATGGTGTCGTTCTACCGCCCGGCTCCCGACCGGTACCGGATCCTGATCGAGGACTCGGCCTTCCCGTCCGACAGCTACGCGGTCCGTTCACAGGCGGCGTGGCACGGGTTCGATCCCGACGACGCGATCGTCCGGGTGAGGCCGCGCGACGGGGAGGACTGCCTGCGGACCGAGGACGTCATCGCCCGGATCGGCCCGGACGTCGCGTTGGTGCTGCTCGGCGGAGTGAACTACCTGACCGGCGAGCTGCTTGACATTCCGGCGATCACCGCCGCGGGACACGCCGCCGGTGCGGTCGTCGGCTGGGACCTGGCGCACGCGGCCGGCAACGTGCCGTTGCGGCTGCACGCCTGGGACGTGGATTTCGCCGCCTGGTGCTCGTACAAGTACCTGAACGCCGGGCCCGGCGCGCTCGCCGGGGTGTTCGTGCACGAGCGGCACCACCCTGCGGACGACCGCGCCGGGCGGCCGCGGTTCGAGGGGTGGTGGAGCACGGAGCAGGCGACCCGGTTCGCGATGGCGCCGCTGTCCCGGCCGCCGCGCTCGGCCGAGGCCTGGCAGGTGTCGAACCCGCCGATCTTCGCGATGAGCCCGGTCCGTACGTCGCTGGAGCTGTTCGACCGGATCGGGATGGACGTGCTGCGGGAACGCAGCCTGCGGCTCACGGCGTACCTGGAGCGGTTGCTGGCGGGCATCACGCCGAGCCGGCCGCTGCGGGTGATCACGCCGGCGGATCCGGCCCGGCGCGGGGCCCAGCTGTCGGTGCGGATCGGCGGCGGGCTGCGGGCGGGGGAGCTGACCAAGCGGCTGCGGTTCGAGTTCGGGGTGATCGCCGACGCGCGGGAGCCCGACGTCGTACGGCTGGCGCCGGTGCCGCTGTACTCGCTGTACCACGACTGCCGGCGCGCGGTGGAGGCGCTGGCCGAGGCCGTTCCCGAGACGGCATGA
- the glgC gene encoding glucose-1-phosphate adenylyltransferase, translating to MAKAPRVLGIVLAGGEGKRLMPLTADRAKPAVPFGGSYRLIDFVLSNLVNAGYRNLCVLTQYKSHSLDRHVTMTWRMSTFLGNFVTCVPAQQRLGPQWYQGSADAIYQSMNLINDHKPDIIVVFGADHVYRMDASQMVAAHIERGNGVTVAGIRVPRAEATEFGVIKTAEDGHGIAEFLEKPADPPGLPDSPDETFASMGNYVFSADVLVEALRKDAANPASRHDMGGDIVPMLVAEGKAGVYDFKDNDVPGALDRDRSYWRDVGSLDSYHEAHMDLVSIQPVFNLYNSDWPIFTSHPQLPGAKFTDDATVGESIVCQGSIVSGACVDHSVLGSNVIVSRGASIERSVIMDNCRIGANVTLKNVILDKNIVVPDGLQIGVDPDLDRERGFTVSKGGVTVLGKDQVIEP from the coding sequence ATGGCGAAGGCTCCCAGAGTGCTCGGAATCGTGCTGGCCGGTGGCGAGGGCAAGCGGCTGATGCCGCTGACGGCGGACCGGGCCAAACCGGCCGTGCCGTTCGGCGGGAGTTACCGCCTGATCGACTTCGTGCTGTCCAACCTGGTGAACGCCGGCTACCGCAACCTGTGCGTGCTGACCCAGTACAAGTCGCACTCGCTGGACCGGCACGTCACGATGACGTGGCGGATGTCGACGTTCCTGGGCAACTTCGTCACCTGCGTGCCGGCCCAGCAGCGGCTCGGCCCGCAGTGGTACCAGGGCAGCGCGGACGCCATCTACCAGTCGATGAACCTGATCAACGACCACAAGCCCGACATCATCGTGGTGTTCGGCGCCGACCACGTGTACCGGATGGACGCCTCGCAGATGGTCGCGGCCCACATCGAGCGCGGCAACGGCGTCACCGTCGCCGGGATCCGGGTCCCGCGCGCCGAGGCGACGGAGTTCGGCGTGATCAAGACCGCCGAGGACGGCCACGGGATCGCCGAGTTCCTGGAGAAGCCGGCCGATCCGCCCGGGCTGCCGGACTCCCCGGACGAGACGTTCGCCTCGATGGGCAACTACGTGTTCAGCGCCGACGTGCTGGTGGAGGCGCTGCGCAAGGACGCCGCCAACCCGGCGTCGCGGCACGACATGGGCGGCGACATCGTGCCGATGCTGGTTGCCGAGGGCAAGGCCGGCGTCTACGACTTCAAGGACAACGACGTACCGGGCGCGCTGGACCGGGACCGCTCGTACTGGCGCGACGTCGGGTCGCTGGACTCGTACCACGAGGCGCACATGGACCTGGTCTCGATCCAGCCGGTGTTCAACCTCTACAACTCCGACTGGCCGATCTTCACCTCACACCCGCAGCTGCCGGGCGCGAAGTTCACCGACGACGCGACCGTCGGCGAGTCGATCGTCTGCCAGGGCTCGATCGTGTCCGGCGCCTGCGTCGACCACTCGGTGCTCGGCTCGAACGTGATCGTCAGCCGGGGCGCGTCGATCGAGCGCTCGGTGATCATGGACAACTGCCGGATCGGCGCCAACGTGACGCTGAAGAACGTCATCCTGGACAAGAACATCGTCGTTCCGGACGGCCTGCAGATCGGCGTCGATCCCGACCTCGACCGCGAGCGCGGCTTTACCGTCTCCAAGGGCGGAGTCACGGTGCTCGGCAAGGACCAGGTCATCGAGCCGTGA
- a CDS encoding GNAT family N-acetyltransferase, with protein sequence MPTLVEPTTAVHRSFLAAWDELEPADERWMGAHALDEDWTRARTEDPQEFARLVDAIKAEADENTQLPAGLVHQTVLWFTDGDEWLGRLSIRHELTPALLELGGHIGYVVRPSARGHGYGTEMLTQSLPWAARLGIDPALLTCDADNPASRKVIEAAGGELEDERHGKLRFWVPTTLS encoded by the coding sequence ATGCCAACCCTCGTCGAACCCACCACTGCCGTTCACCGTTCGTTCCTCGCGGCCTGGGACGAGCTGGAGCCGGCGGACGAGCGGTGGATGGGCGCCCACGCCCTCGACGAGGACTGGACCCGGGCCCGGACCGAGGACCCGCAGGAGTTCGCCCGACTGGTCGACGCCATCAAGGCGGAGGCGGACGAGAACACCCAGCTGCCGGCCGGCCTGGTCCACCAGACCGTGCTCTGGTTCACCGACGGCGACGAGTGGCTTGGCCGCCTGTCCATCCGCCACGAACTCACCCCGGCACTGCTCGAGCTCGGCGGTCACATCGGGTACGTCGTCCGGCCGTCCGCCCGGGGCCACGGCTACGGAACCGAGATGCTCACCCAGTCGCTGCCCTGGGCGGCCCGGCTCGGCATCGACCCCGCGCTGCTCACCTGCGACGCCGACAACCCCGCCTCCCGCAAGGTGATCGAGGCCGCCGGCGGCGAGCTGGAGGACGAACGCCACGGCAAACTGCGGTTCTGGGTGCCCACGACGCTGAGCTGA